The genomic window aaataatgagctaaaATGCCCTTTACATTTAAGGGGAACTGCAGAGAAGGGTGATCAGTGTAAGAAAAGTGTTCTCGGAATCTAAATTTCTATTATATTTCCTCCACATTAGCCTCCGTTAGAGGTAGTGGAGTTTGGTTGGTAGTGGAGGCAGATCAGATAGGACCAGAATGGTATTAAGCCAAATTGTCACTAAACAGATTtttccattaaactgttttgctttcattatCTCTTGGACTAGTTTCTGGCAACACAGCAATgtaacacatgcaaacaaatcAGCAAAGAAGGTGTCTCCAAGAAAgctgaaaaatacacaaaacacatctgAAAAACCTTTGTGCAggcaaaaaagtaatttttttgtgttttttctttcatgggTTTGCACGTCTGTTCATAATGAAACGGGTATGAACTGACTCAAACGTCATCAACAATACATGGAGCAACATGAGGGAATAATGCTTACACAATGTCATTGAGCTCCAGCCTGGTGTCGGGAGAAGGGTTAATCAGGACGTAGGACAGAGTGTTTTGGTGATCATTCTGCTcatctgaaacacaaacataatcCCAATCAGTGACCTGGGAAAAGTCTGCATCTCATGATcaaatttcttaaaatgttttattgtaaaaaaggatataacatcataaaataaaagtgacattgatggtttgttttacacacagaatatacaacataaaaaatattaaggAATCGTTaactctctcatacacacacattcacacactacaaatgatggaaaaaaacaatatggcTTCTCTAAGATGATTAATGTTCAGATTTTAGATAATAAGTAAGCGGCTGCCAGATCTTAAGTTTATCCTTTAGCAAAAAACCTTATTATTTCAAGGTGCAGTGTATTGATCAACTGATTAAGCCACTGATTGACTGTGGggactttcttcttcttctagtgAATTATAATTTAAGTTGCAATACACGACATTCAGgcactagatgtcgcactatagcaccaacatctcagaccaaaacaaactaGGCAGTCCTGATCAAATAaggatcaagattctgttactgcattgcctgtttctcacctcaaatgttttcagaaacatattttagtgtactgtttagctgtaatttgacaAAGTTTGTGACATGGCCACCATCTTGGAAATGGACGTGGAGAACacggagggactcacatgcactaacatgcacgctcacatgcactaacatgtcGTGCGGCCGGACCAGCTACccaaacaaagaacagagaagcttggataacacacacagagggagtgtgacttcattctctgctcaggatgCTATTACTacactatatctttacataacAAACAGGCCTTGTTGTTTactgacatccagtgaggctgaatgtcatttattgcacctttaagttttttttgtctgtaattaAGTTAATTAAGAAAATGAGATATTATTATGTCTTCCTAAATTTGATTGTTCCATGTGTTTATCAGGCATTGTAAAGAGGAATCTAAAGATCCCAGTTTACTAGGATAAAACACCAGGATTTGATTGAAGAGGAAGATCAGAGTTATGAACTAATTTCTACCTGATCTTTACTTAAATGCTTACCTTGTAGGTATCCCAGATTGACTCTGTTCATGACGTCACTGGCTGTCAGATTAGTTAGGTCttctaaaaacaacagttagacAAGAAACAGACAAACTTTTAAGCAGAGGCAGACATAAAAGTTTGAGAAATGAAGACACTGAGCATCTATAAAAACAGTTCTCAGCCCTAGTGCTCAGCTGAATATGTTCCAGAAGTTAGAGATGAGTCCATCCTCACCATATCCTGAAGTGGGGAGGCCCAGGTGCCTCATGCGGTTGCGGACCAGCTCAGACAGCTCCTCCCTTTCAGAGCGTCGGTAGAGGTTGAGGCGCTGCTGAGCAATGCGTTGGGTGTGGTCCTTGCTCGAGTCCCGGTTCACCCCCTGCCACCTAACACTTTTCTTACTCAGACGCCGTGCCCACTGCATGCTCTTCTTCCTCAGCAGGGGGTGATCTGACGGGTCGTTGCTCTGAGATTCGTCACCCCTGTCCTTCGTGTCCTCACACTCATCAACGCTGACTGACACCTGAGACTGAGGTGGGGAGACAGGAGGTTACCTTTAAGACCAGGATGCTCATCATTATAAAAGTtcaaaaatagcaaaaacaatCATTCTcatatgaggtatttttatatgctACAATTGATTATTTATGTGTCAATATTCTGCTATAAGCCACAAACTCATTTGTAATAAAAGTGGTCTCACATTGAAGATGGATATTTAACATCTTGTGTGAGATCTCACCTCAGAAGTAGAGAAAATGTGTGACTCTGTCCGATATATCCCAATAGGAATTTCTGCACTAGAGGAGCAGAGCTTCTGGAAAAGTCTGCCATAAGTACTAATCCATAGATCTTCCTCAGTTACTTTCATCTGgaacaagagaaaaacattcaatttgGTAAACTGTTACAGatcatttccttctttttaCAGATGATTTTCTTTCTATCTAACTCACAGCACAGAGGTATCCTGATCCTGGTGTGGTGTCCAGTCCCAGCAGCAGCCTTGCAATAAGGATCATGTAGTCCTTCACAAAAGACTGATAAGAAATCACAGAAAGaatatcttttcatttgtttattacaGCTAAAAACACATTGTACATAAAGAAACTTGAGTGAAAGTCCTATCCACAACTGAACACAAGAGGGCACTTTTGCTTTGTGAAGGTAATGCTCCTCTGTTTCTTCAGATGATGCTGTTTCTCAGCTGCCGTAAGACACATTAATTCCTGTCACCTGATATTGAAAAGAGTCATTTGAGGCTTCAGTGCTTTTAGCTGTAGTTTTGTACCAACCTGGTAAAGCAGGGTGTCCAGCATGCTGATACTGAACACTCTGCCAGCAGCGAAAGGTAGGCGAAACATGAAGGCCAAGTTGGAGCCTTTATCGCGCTCCTTCTGTGGGGGAACATCAGGACATGCACAAAGCACAGTAAAGGTGAATTACATATAAAGGtctttcatttttctgacaGTCTAGAAAGTCAGATggaaatggcagaaaaatatctggctacattaaaaaaaaatctactctTAATAATTAATGTTCATACTTCATACCATCAATACCACACTTGACATATCTCTTGTATGTCTTACTTTCTCCAGCTTGGAGAGAGCCAATGAATAGCAATCCTTAGCTCTGAACTGCATGAACCTCATGTTAGATGGATGAGTAAGCTCTGTGATGATGCTGAGACTGGGAAACAACCTGGAATGAGAGAGAAGGGCATTACATTAAAGGATatgataaaaaaatgaattaaagaaTGAGGAAATAGATGAGTCAGAGTCAGAGGATGAGACTAAACATCACAGTTGATTGATTTCCAAAAATTAAAGACCATGTCAGGAGTAATAtatgagaaaaatgtaattaattaccTGAACATTGTCTGTACGTTGACAATAGTTTTGGCATCAGCCATGTAATCCTCCTCAGCACTCATTGTACTCTCTTTATCCACAACAACCAAATTATCTGCGTATATGATGCCACACTGCAGCAGGCTGTCtagactgaaacacacacaaacattgagCAGATCGAAAGCAGATATCAATTTGCCTGAAATATACTGCACATCCAATTCAATCTCAGAGACGAAGAACTCCTATTAAATATATGTTaagtagaaaataaatgtaatgcaCCAGCACCAGGTgggacacaccttcccatccACTTGAATGGGAACGTGTGTCCAagcttttgactggtactgtgtaATAAAATTATAATGGAAAGCAGAAAGTTATACGACCATATAAATCTTACTTGTCTATGGTTCCAGCCATGTAGTAAACCATCGGAAAACAGCAGATAGCCTCCAGAAAGTGATTATCTGGCCTacaggaaacataaataatagagaaacatttgttttctaTTGCACTGGGAAACACACAATATATTAgtaagataaaaaagaaaattatttttaaatgcacaaaGATTGACTCGGatattcacataaaaacaaattgttCAGGGTAAACTTTAGGCTTgtagcatttgtttttttccctctactAAACATTTTCTATGAAATTTTCTACCTCTTCTTGATGTTGAAAAATGCTATACAATAAACTTTGCCTTATGGTTTGTATATGTGCTTTGCTAGGACAAGGAAATGGAAAATAACTAACTATTAAAAAAGCATACATCTTATAAATTAAGTATAATTTGACAATTGAAATCTCTGTCAGGTTTGGAAAATGATTTGTTGCTAAATTCATACATAGCAACAGTCCCAAaactttagggctgcaactaacaattattttcactattgattaatctgtcagttattttcttgattaatcacttAGTCATTTGgtccaaaaaatgtcagaaaatggtgaaaaatgttgatcactgtttcccaaagccttGTTTTGAATgccaaatatcttgttttgtccagaacccaaagatgttttatttactaTCATCGAGGACTGAAGAAACCAAAGAATATTCACACTTAAGAAGCTTGAAActgagaattttagcatttctttttaaaaaaattactcaaaacaagtaatcaattatcagaatagttgccgatgaattttctgtcaattgactaatcaattaatcgactaattgttgcagctctacaaaacTTTCAGGCTTAGTATACACTAAACACAGTGAAAACTACTATATAGCTGCTTTAGGGACGTGAGTGGTTACTGTGTGATGATGTGCAACAGTAAGTATCAGGGCCTCAGGAGCCTCTGTGGTAGTTTAACTCCCTGGTTAGTGTGTTTTCAGGCTGAGAGATGAAGCCGTCTGGTGCTGAACGCACTCAGAGAGATTTAGTTGCTTTATTACCGCCTGTCCTCAACCAATAACCCCCCGCTGACAGAACTTTACTTTATGCATCTGCCCAGTCCTTCCGACTAGAGACCCAAGGCTGTCGTAAGTGCTTGAATTTCGTATCCAAGCGTGTGggtgtttatatttgtgtgtgtgtgacagcaataggaaggaaaggagggagagaaagagagagagctgcacggagagagagagtttattGTTATGTGCGTGTTGCTATGAGAGTCCTGAGAGCATGCATGTGGAGGCTGAAAAGGGACACATCAGGGCTGTTGATGAAAGCCTGTTCGGTGTTCCCCAAAGAAATcattctctccatctttttctcCCCTTGTAGCAATATATATCACTCCAGTTCAAGGCAAAGCAAGTTGCTATGGTTACTGTCTGGAGCTACGGAGCGCTTATTTTCTTTGTCGCTCAAAACACACCGTCACTATGAGCGGCAGCGGTAACCTAACATCAGGACTGACAATGAAATCCCACCTCCACAGCCTTGTCCTGAGTGCTCGGCTGACGTGAGCTTTTAGCATACATAATGTATCCCAGCGTGAAATGGTGAGTGATAGAGAAAGATagaaatgatgtgtgtgtgtgtgttaaggtgAACTCACGGGTTATCCAGTAGCAAGACAATCGGGTTGAGTTCTTTCCTGGGTCTGTAATAAGCTCTGAGGGGCACGATAAAGTTATAGAGACCGTTCCCTGCAGTCTCAGCGGAAACAATGATGAGCTTGTTTTTAAAACCGTAAGCCTTCGCATCCTCAAAGCTGTTGTGCCTGCAACCCTGCACAGgggaaacaaaaacaggtaTTTTAGGTTTGCTATTATGAAGTGAAGGACAgtgagaggaggggaggaatgGCAGGAATGATGGAGGCTGTAAGTAATTGAGTGACTAAGTTGAAGGATCAGCGACTGCCCACCTGGTCCAGTCGTAGGCAGCAGAACGGGGCTTTCTCAGCCAACAGATGGCACAAGGTGGGCGAGCTCCCAATGTACGGAGAGTTAGGGGGATAACCTTTCACATACCTGGCAACAAATCCAAAAAGTgcaaatgacacatttttttttaaacatactgtGTTCATCTTGGAAGAAAATGATCACGTTCTGTTGTTGTAATTTTCATCTTCTAACAGAAATGATCCCACAGTGTATTCAAGTTAAGCTGCACGCTGGATAAAGCAATCACAGAAATATCACAGGTactgttaatatttttcatattaacattttacacatgtaaaagtagcaataccacaatgcaAAATTAAAAGTGCTCATAATGCAGAAAAAAGGCCCACTGTGAAGGTTATATGATTATAAATTGAATTGTTGGATTATATTAATGATGCACATTAATAAGTAGCATGTTACTGTTGAGAGATAATTTTGACCActttactgtttatatatatatatatatatatataaacagtaaagtggtatatatatatatatgtgtgtgtgtgtatatatatataaaatatagcaCACAATATAATCAGGAATTATGTATGCAAAATACAGTATGCTCTGTATGTAGTGGattagaaagtacaatatttccctctgatcTGTAAGGGAATAAAagtatatatcatatatataataaagtAACAGAAGGACAAAAACCTCTAAATTGTACTTATTGAGTGAATATACTTTTTTAGTGATACATACAAACAAGCTATCTATAATTTCAGGGTCATTAACATGAGGAGACTAATAAGAGACTATTGCTCAAAGTAATCATAAACTACTTTTGTAGTTTAACTTAAATAAGTAGTTTTGAGCACAAGCAATCCAACTTCTACCTTCTGAGTAATATTTAAGTTAGGTAACATCTGTAGTACTTTAGTACTGCTgcatataacattttttttaaattatggcCTGTGTTGTTTGCCCTGCCGTGTTGTGGTTAGGTTTAAAAGGTATAGGTAAGAAGTCTCTATTGAGGATCCTTAAATAAACACCACCGCAACATattatacataaacacacacacacagaaagagactTCTTACTCAGTAGACGAGTGGCCTTTCTCATCTATGAAGACGGAGTCATCCTCTGATTGGTCACTAAGGAGGTCACATGGCAGGATTGAGGAGGAGTCCGCAATCTCCTGAACTGGAGCGATGCTCGGCCGGCGGCTCCCTGTCCCATTTACTGTAGGTGGGACCAGTTTATCACTTGAGACGTCAGGTGGACTCGTATTCTGAAGATCCATGGCAACAGTGCCTGAAAAATACATTGAAGTGAGctttaaaacacagacaaagtCTCCTAAATTTatatcctcatcttcatcacactCTACTTCCTCTTACCCATGCTAGCAATGATGCTGTGCACAGGAAGCTGTGAGGGTCCATCATAGATTCCCCCCACAGGACgccccttcctctcctcctggtTGAAGATGAAGGCTGAGTTCTCCTCCTTGGTGATGTTGATGTAGTAGCAGGTGTCTGTGGCAGCCATGATGTGGTGTGGACCAGGGTTCAGCAGAATGCTCTTGTTGTCCTCCCTCTTTATACCGATCAAACACACGCCATACCTGGACATCACATACATGTAGTTAGCATATACTTGAAGCAAATATCTGCCGACAGAATCTTGTCATTACATTATTTAAAGCTGTAAAAATCCAGGACTTCATAGCTGAGAATTGATACTTGGggtttaaagaaatagttcaacatttttggataTATACTTATtgactttcttgctgagagttagatgagaagacctCTTTGATATCTGTCCGAtcaatatgaagctggagccagcagccagttagctcaGCTTAGCACAAATATATGAGACaggggggaacagctagcctggctctgtcctaAGGTAAAAAATCTGGCCAAGAAATAATTCAACACATAaccccctgtaaaaccacatgttgttgtttttatggatTAATCAAAGAAGATATAATGTCTTAATTAGTGAGTTTAGAGGTGCCAATTTTGTAACTTTCAtacagagccaagctagctgtttccccatttTAAGTCTTTATGCTGAGCTATGCTAACCGGCcgctggctgtagcttcataatgaatggacagatatgagtggcattgattttctcatctaactcatggcaaataagcaaataagcgaatttcccaaaatgttaaacaattTCTTTAAACAGCTACACAAGTGTCTGGGCCTGCAATACGTATTCAAAGGCTGTATCAGTGAGCTGaaaaaattctttttttctttttggatttatttatcTTTACGAAATTCATATTAaactagacaaaaaaaaataaaagtgcttTGTTCCAGTATTTGACTGTACAGGACTATACAAGATGATACCAgatcaaacagacaaaatatgtaaatgttttgctATATTTTCAACTTTTCAGCATCTGAAAGAGATGCTTTAGCTTACATGTCAACTCACTTCTTGTGAGCATGAAAGGAAGCATATGTGAAGCTTTTGCCATTATACTCTCCAAAGAACTTGCTGTCACACAGTCGGATGTGGTAGACCTCGTTGCCGGAGCAACATCCATACATCCTCTGCCACTGCTCCGGAGACTGTTGTCCTTCTCTGCATGAAtccagtgacaaaaaaaaacaatcaaacacacagctgatcTATAAACAATATACCTTGAAAGTCAGAAATTTACCACATATCTGTTTGTAATTGATCATTATTGTCATTTGCAACAGGAGAACACTACATCTTCTCTCTCCACATCCCTCCAGACCCTCGAGGTCACTCTGGGTCTCCTGGGTTCTCTGGGGAAAGCAGACACTTCATCCATATGTCAGTCGACTCGACTATAATATGCCCTTTGTAATGACTTCCGGTAATTACTGTAATTGCTCGAGCGCTTTTGAGTTTAGTGGGCAACAGGAGACTCTCAGAATAACCTCAAGGTAGAAGTTTACGTACTTTCCTCTGAATacttattaatattaacataAGATGACAAATTCTATTTCACACTCTGTGGCTTCTCGGtttaaaaggcaaaataaaGTGTTCATCATTATCTCCTGGTCTCACTGAACATCCTTACTGAGTTGCGTGTCTCTAAAATCATCTCATACACTCAAAGACGCCCACACAtgcaatcatacacacacacacacacacgaacgcACTTCCTAATACATAGTCAGACGACTATAatacacattcatatacacTTTTATAGCTAATGTGGCCATGTGCAATCTCACAGACTGAACACATTTGTTtaaccaaaaacacacaagatttGTCGGGAACACGGCATTGATTCCCCTCTAATGTGGTTTCCCTAAGCCACTGACATCAGCTTTTAAAAGTGATCTGTTTGCATGCTgtgaaaaataattttccaCCGCAGAGCTTAACAGAGGACATATCCTCAAAAAATCCATTTAGGTGCCTCCTGTTCTCTTTCTGTTTAATGGACTCACTTTACTTCCTGCCGTGCTCCACAATGAACTTTTGTCTTTGGGGGCTTATTCACCTCTCTGTGCCAGTTCCATGGAAGCTACATAAATCAGCAGCCATGAACATGTGAAGAAATGTGAACTTTGTGATCACATCATAAAGAAATCAAAGAGCCTGAGGGGGCCTTGGGTTTACGTAAGATGACTGACCGTCCACGGGAGGTGTGCACAAGGAGTGTGACCAAGGTGGAGGTGGCAGGACACACGCAGTTGAGAGCCAACATGGCATACTTGAACTCTTCCTCACACACAACGTGATCTGAAAAGGAGCAAATGAGCTGATCAGATGAACTGAAGTGATCCTATAATGTGTTACTCAGAAAATGTGGACAACTAATTTTACAGGATtacttcaacattttggaaaatacatttattctctTTCTCAAATCTGATCATTAAATATATGAAGCTAGAGCTGGGAGtagattagcttagcttagcttagcataaagactgaaaacggTGGGAAACAGCTACAACTACACTTTCCAGCACCTCTGACGCTCTAATTGTATCTCttttgtttaaagtttaaaaatgacaagttgtgtttttatggggAGTAAAGTGCAGTGATTTACTGAAATCTTGTTTCCTAGCAACCTCACAGCCACGGCTAAATATTCAAGAAGTCACTGTGCCCAGAGAGAAATAATTACAACACCTAGCTTAATTTCCCATAAGCCAGAGCTTGttgttgaaacatttctgtttttgtacagattacacaaacaagacacaagtAACAAATGAATAACATTTTGAGGTGTTGGTAGGCCATTatttaactttggacagagccaggctagctgtttcccctgccTTTAAatataagctaagctaatcacatCCAGCCTCTAGCCTCTTATTTAAACTtgaaataactgattttttggccacttggggcaGCGGAAAcaatctgtaaacacaacattttcttatcaccttttaagtttaTATGGTGAACTTATTTGCAAACAGTTGCCGAtgtacacatccagcagatacagagcaacattagcattcatttggagtcgtgcTTCTGGCCATCTGGTGAATGTTTTGCAatgtaagtcaaatattcactctcctttttgctctgtttttggtctccatcatCTCCTGACAAAAATACCTTTCTTTAGCTTCCAAATCCTTCACTATGTTCATTAGCTACAATTGCTAACTTTGTCACATTCTGTTTGGTGATGGGCAGGTAGCAAACAATGggattttagagcttttttttgcacaaaacagcTGTCTTCTACAGTCAAACAGATTATGAGAGcagagagtgaaccaaaatcttggtagagctgaggggaactgcagagtcgggtgataattatGTGTGGCTTCATCACTAGGAGCAACCCCTttcaaacacaagcagtcaaGTGATccaattgttaatataaaaatattgctcATGGCTGCTTTAACAGACAGCTACAAGATTGTTTTCTATTCTCTAATCTAGCTCTCAGCCAGAAAGCAAATGAGCCCTATTTCCCAAAGTGTTTTATCTATTCCTTTCAGGGTTGTGACACATTTCACTGACAGTTCAGAAACTCTCACCTGCAAATTTGACATGGAACTTATTTTCAGGTTTGAGTATCTGAACATAAAGGGGGCAGTTTGGGGCAAAGTCCTTCACCGCCCAGGCTCTCAGGATGGTCTGATGGTCCTGAGAGGAAACAATGAAAggttttgtattttcattttgcatttttaaattaatctcCATTAATTCATTAGTAATTTTATTGCTGACTGGCAGCATTAATGACTTGAGTTTTTGTAAACCAATGAAAGACAAATCATAATTGATAAAGAGTTCCAGCAAACAGTTGAttaattcttgtttttcttaccGCAGCCATGCGATCCACCTCATTACGACTGCTTAGAATGAAACAAGCCTCGGCATCATCCATTCTGCAGCAGCgagacaaataataaaacaaagtcaaagtacgtgaaaaacaaaagcaaattactccattacaaagcagcagtaaaaagaaaaaaaaatacaaacccTGCCACAAGAGTCAGCAAATAAGCACTCAACTGAAATGACATTTGACCAGTCAGAAGAGATGACAGCAACATCCATTGATTCAgtattcattttaacatttccttCATACAGATAGACAAACATATAAAGATCAACTTGAAATGCtccatactgtatatgtgcagtGAGTGTGGAACTGTTTTGCATATGATTAACACAGCCAGGAGAGTGCAGAATGCAAAACAAGTGTGGGAGGATTTGAAACAGTGCCAGATTCAGGATGTAAGCTTGAGATACACCCAGTCCTCTATTTCTAATTGCTCTATCAAAAACCTGCCAAATGTATACAGTGGAATTATGTAACCCAGTAATATTAATATGAGGTGTTCTGGTATAAAAGACGCACACTCAAGTGAAGTATACTTTAtttcgtttgttttttttttactaaaaggttttttttttctttgttgggAGTGTTTCCTTGTGTTCGCTGAGGAAATAGTCAGCCTATGTGGATTAGAAAAAGACTATTATATGTTATTTAAGATACTTTGTCATTGTAGGCATACAACGAAATTATGTTTGGTAACTCTCAGAGACCAACAGCAATAGAAAACAAGATAGAAACAAGATAACAATCTAAAAACAAGGTAATAACAAGGTATTGCACAagttacacatttaaaaacaatacagagaCATGTGAGCATAGAAGTAGTGTCCTCTATCTGTATATGATACATGAAAGGCACTTATGCATGGCAGGTAAACTGTAACAGTGCAGTATAACAGGGATTTGCACAATGAATGAGGTTCTTGTTATGATATTGATTATATGTAGTATGaagatttaaagattttatattacatatgtaatatgtattgtatgtaataAAGTGTTTGAGTGCATTAGCAGCAGCTGGGGATTGGTGGATAGGAGAGGCTAACTTGGTAATATTTACAGTCTTCAGTCCTCAATCCTCAACAGCTatgggagggtggggggtgatGGGGGCTACAGCTCTGAGGAAGAAGCTGTTCTTCATGTGACGTAGGTCTGTCATGTAAAGTTGTTTAGTGCGCTAAAATTAACTGAAATGTTtacaatgtaacaaaaacatgaaccttgGTTTGGCCTTTGGTTCAGACTCTCAAGTGTGAAAAGGCCCTAAGTCTGCCCCCTGTGTGAACACTTCCCAGTCTGTGTTTTCAAAGCAGTCCTGCAGTAGTGAGGTGGCTTCCTCGTTCCACACTTGGACAGATTTAAAAGCTGGTCTTGTTCTACAGATTAGAGGTTTGTAGGATGGAGTCATTCCCAGTGAGATGTGGTCTGATAAACCAAGTTGTGGAGATGGGTCGGCTTCGTATGCTCTTGGGATGTTTGCGTGAACTTGGTCAAGAATATTTTTGTCTCTGGTTGGGGAATTAACATTTTTGTGGTGTTTGGGCAGTATCATCTAAAGTCTCCTGCCAAAATCACAGATCCCTCTGGATGTGCATTCAGCTGGTTATTGATAGTGCTACACAGCTCCTATGCGCTATGCTTTTTAATACTATTGtaagtgttttgctttttattgttcCCTTGTCTCTTCGGGTAATGGGGTACTCCAgcaatttagcattgcacttccataaagttgggggactcaggagagacagatttttaaaaaatgaatggtCAAATCGAAGGACATATTCTTACTTTTAGTTCCtggtatgggtcaagctccaacAATGCTGGATCTTaaatttcccataatgcagcaTAAAAGCCTCCCTACCTTGTAAATGCCCTTATCTTTCAAACTTCATGCCCAGTATGTaacacagagtttaaatttGCAAATGTATAATTTCCAAGGCTAAGCTGAGATAACCCCATACTGTAAAGGCttttgagatgtgtgtgtgtgtgagtgtgtatgtgagagagagagagagagagatcaggcaacagaaataaacttgacttgacataCAGAGTGATAACAGTAATCAAAACTGTACCATCATGACACAAATGTATTACAGGGTTTTCAATCTCTCATCAATGCTACAAATTTCCATGTGATCTTATTCATAAAACTTTCATGACTCAAACTTATTTGATGAATGTGAGACAGATCATGGTTGCTTTCCTCAGAGAAAGCTATCCATTTAAAAACTGAGCCTCAAAAGAAATGGGTATAGCTTGAATGAGTAATTACA from Thunnus maccoyii chromosome 19, fThuMac1.1, whole genome shotgun sequence includes these protein-coding regions:
- the kcnt1a gene encoding potassium channel subfamily T member 1 isoform X6; translated protein: MDPKIIIPTWVNPSVSTWRSDTFGSDAGQRVQVEFYVNENTFKERLKLFFIKNQRSSLRIRVFNFSLKLLTCLLYIIRVVTDNPGQSAIASPSAGQQNAPSGNNKCVDCQWNGSVQDREINWELIFWVDRKVPVWAIQVIVAIISFLETMLLMYLSYKGNIWEQIFQVSYLLEMINTVPFIITIFWPSIRNIFIPVFLNCWLAKCALENMINDVHRAIQRTNSAMFNQVLILICTLLCLVFTGTCGIQHLERAGKNLSLFNSFYFCIVTFSTVGFGDVTPRIWPSQLLVVIMICVALVVLPLQFEELIYLWMERQKSGGNYSRHRAQTEKHVVLCVSALKIDLLMDFLNEFYAHPRLQDYYVVILCPSEMDLQVRRVLQIPLWSQRVIYLQGSVLKDQDLLRAKMDDAEACFILSSRNEVDRMAADHQTILRAWAVKDFAPNCPLYVQILKPENKFHVKFADHVVCEEEFKYAMLALNCVCPATSTLVTLLVHTSRGREVNKPPKTKVHCGARQEVKEGQQSPEQWQRMYGCCSGNEVYHIRLCDSKFFGEYNGKSFTYASFHAHKKYGVCLIGIKREDNKSILLNPGPHHIMAATDTCYYINITKEENSAFIFNQEERKGRPVGGIYDGPSQLPVHSIIASMGTVAMDLQNTSPPDVSSDKLVPPTVNGTGSRRPSIAPVQEIADSSSILPCDLLSDQSEDDSVFIDEKGHSSTEYVKGYPPNSPYIGSSPTLCHLLAEKAPFCCLRLDQGCRHNSFEDAKAYGFKNKLIIVSAETAGNGLYNFIVPLRAYYRPRKELNPIVLLLDNPPDNHFLEAICCFPMVYYMAGTIDNLDSLLQCGIIYADNLVVVDKESTMSAEEDYMADAKTIVNVQTMFRLFPSLSIITELTHPSNMRFMQFRAKDCYSLALSKLEKVRHTRDMSSVVLMKERDKGSNLAFMFRLPFAAGRVFSISMLDTLLYQSFVKDYMILIARLLLGLDTTPGSGYLCAMKVTEEDLWISTYGRLFQKLCSSSAEIPIGIYRTESHIFSTSESQVSVSVDECEDTKDRGDESQSNDPSDHPLLRKKSMQWARRLSKKSVRWQGVNRDSSKDHTQRIAQQRLNLYRRSEREELSELVRNRMRHLGLPTSGYEDLTNLTASDVMNRVNLGYLQDEQNDHQNTLSYVLINPSPDTRLELNDIVYLIRSDPLAHVPEEPPVHSSSLKERQESCTDTREDTQL